A window of the Sciurus carolinensis chromosome 19 unlocalized genomic scaffold, mSciCar1.2 SUPER_34, whole genome shotgun sequence genome harbors these coding sequences:
- the LOC124973413 gene encoding zinc finger protein 878-like: protein MSGLPRRQEMNSVVFEDVAVNFTQEEWALLDPSQKNLHRDVMQEVLRNLASIGDKWENQNFEDQNTNPRRDLRPIISHSANKPLENEECGGKPYEFKRNRKSFMSLSNVQRKVSVYTVNGSYGCLTCGEEFSSSRCFEKYQDSYTREKLYGCKQGGKSFTSSNDFHYIHVSHSGETACRCKHCWEGFISLADLKVHEQTHNVEKPHRCKQCGKAFTTSSSLQIHERTHTGDKPYECKQCGKAFSTSSYLQIHKRTHTGEKPYECKQCGKAFTTSSSLQIHERTHTGEKPYDCKQCGKAFTQSSQLHTHERTHTGKKPYECKQCGKSLGSFSYLRIHERTHTGEKPYQCKQCGKAFTMSSYLQIHKRTHTGEKPYECKHCGKAFSSSTCLRIHERTHTGEKPYECKQCGKAFSSSTCLKIHDRTHTGEKPYECKQCGKAFSSSTCLKIHDRTHTGEKPYECRQCGKAFSSSGCLKIHERTHTGEKPYECKQCGKAFASSGNLHPHEKTHTGEKPYECKQCGKAFASSSNLHSHEKSHTGDNPFVCQPCGKIFSGPPYLHVHEQIHTA, encoded by the exons AACTCAGTGGTCTTTGAGGATGTGGCCGTGAACTTCACCCAGGAGGAATGGGCTTTGCTGGATCCTTCCCAGAAGAATCTTCACAGAGATGTGATGCAGGAAGTCCTTAGGAACCTGGCTTCTATAG GAGACAAATGGGAGAACCAGAACTTTGAAGATCAGAATACAAATCCCAGAAGAGATCTCAG GCCCATCATATCTCACTCTGCAAACAAACCACTTGAGAATGAGGAGTGTGGAGGTAAGCCATATGAATTTAAACGGAACAGAAAATCCTTCATGTCTCTCTCAAATGTTCAAAGAAAAGTGTCAGTGTACACCGTAAATGGATCATATGGATGTTTGACATGTGGAGAAGAGTTCAGTTCTTCCAggtgttttgaaaaatatcaagACTCTTATACTAGAGAGAAGTTATATGGATGTAAGCAAGGTGGGAAGTCCTTTACTAGTTCAAATGACTTCCATTACATTCATGTTTCTCATTCTGGAGAGACAGCTTGCAGATGTAAGCATTGTTGGGAAGGTTTTATTAGTTTGGCTGACCTTAAAGTACATGAGCAAACTCATAATGTGGAGAAACCTCATAgatgtaaacaatgtggaaaagccttcactacttcctcttcccttcaaATACATGAACGAACTCATACAGGAGACAAGCCCTATGAATgcaaacaatgtggaaaagccttcagtaCTTCCTCTTACCTTCAAATACATAAACGAACTCATAcgggagagaagccctatgaatgtaaacaatgtggaaaagccttcactacttcctcttcccttcaaATACATGagcgaactcatactggagagaaaccctatgactGTAAACAGTGTGGCAAAGCCTTCACTCAGTCCAGTCAGCTTCACACACATGAACGAACTCATACAGgaaagaagccctatgaatgcaAACAATGTGGAAAATCTCTTGGTAGTTTCTCTTACCTTCGAATACATGAacgaactcatacaggagagaagccctatcaatgtaaacaatgtgggaaagccttcactatGTCCTCTTACCTTCAAATACATaaacgaactcatactggagagaaaccctatgaatgtaaacactgtgggaaagccttcagtagTTCTACTTGCCTTAGAATACATGaaagaactcatactggagagaaaccctatgaatgtaaacaatgtggaaaagccttcagtaGTTCTACTTGCCTTAAAATACATGAtagaactcatactggagagaaaccctatgaatgcaaacaatgtgggaaagccttcagtagTTCTACTTGTCTTAAAATACATGAtagaactcatactggagagaagccgtATGAATGCagacaatgtgggaaagccttcagtagTTCTGGTTGCCTTAAAATCCATgaaagaactcacactggagagaaaccctatgaatgtaaacaatgtgggaaagcctttgctTCATCCGGTAACCTTCACCCCCATGAAaaaactcatactggagagaagccctatgaatgtaaacaatgtgggaaagcctttgctTCATCCAGTAACCTTCACTCCCATGAAAAATCTCATACTGGGGATAATCCCTTTGTATGTCAACCATGTGGTAAAATTTTTAGTGGTCCTCCTTATCTGCATGTGCACGAACAGATTCACACTGCATAG